The Vairimorpha necatrix chromosome 11, complete sequence genome window below encodes:
- a CDS encoding heat shock protein SSE1-like protein — protein sequence MEFIGIDFGSYKTTISSSKENGKIIGDEQGKRSIPTLLELTTPIRKFGNNITGEHEQTINLRFRNFRDDLTNENCQVYLMFLKYLDRIIKNNTKGAPSICISIPSYFKYSDKKFLLEISKLCNMKVERFYNDISAIGMFACLRREKIQEKFMIMDFGHTKTEIGIFNYINFKLTPTYLNNLKIGAKNFDEKLINLIIKKYKLEDKKIIREIIIRHLEKLKTILNSSETANTQIYFNETPVNIQITQEEYLVACKEDMEKIEKFLEIIKNETKFEGITEITGGNSSSFLIKKILEKKIEYQSTLDLTESCAIGTALGMACSILSNKFKLNDVIGRNINIKIEGNEKKTEIFKKTDLIETSKTLTYNRKNSFILEFTEDEEFIGKLIINKEDTEEAEPVKILLQINKLGLLEIKSCKIDEKNLEFKFETFEMSQEKKDELIKLEEKLRLLETNIEKIGHMRNELETMAMSLLDCMSGNLKDLFNNEDEEKVRNIAMDLFDIPSCNALEEEEEVRNNTIKQLSFVTEKFEKLEKNIREEIENMKNTINEYKERFSKKSNPSYFKLQGMFYKLEEIDKKMRLDLFNASSFDRTVFEKIKDDLKGCLVKAEEEIKKMEQEETKKGEDTNQDTKQNTKQHTKQNTKQDTKQDTKQHTEQDTKQGEEETK from the coding sequence ATGGAATTCATTGGTATAGATTTTGGTTCTTATAAAACAACTATTTCTAGTTCTAAAGAAAATGGTAAAATCATAGGAGACGAACAAGGAAAAAGATCAATTCCTACTTTATTAGAACTAACTACCCCTATAAGGAAATTTGGTAATAATATTACAGGAGAACATGAACAAACTATAAATCTaagatttagaaatttcagAGATGATTTAACTAATGAAAATTGTCAAGTTTATTTAATgttcttaaaatatttagacagaataataaaaaataatacaaaaGGAGCTCCTTCTATTTGTATTTCTATAccttcatattttaaatattctgataaaaaatttttattagaaatttcaaaattgtGTAATATGAAAGTAGAAAGATTTTACAATGATATAAGCGCAATAGGAATGTTTGCTTGTTTGAGAAGGGAAAAAATACaggaaaaatttatgattatgGATTTTGGGCATACAAAAACAGAAATAGGAATATTTaactatataaatttcaaattgaCACCTACCtacttaaataatttaaaaattggggcaaaaaattttgacgaaaaattgataaatttaataataaaaaaatataaattagaagataaaaaaattataagagaaattattattagacatttggaaaaattaaaaacaattttaaactCTTCAGAAACTGCTAATacacaaatttattttaatgaaaCCCCTGTTAATATACAAATTACACAGGAAGAATATTTAGTAGCTTGTAAAGAAGATAtggaaaaaattgaaaaatttttagaaataataaaaaatgaaacaaaaTTTGAAGGAATTACAGAAATTACAGGAGGAAACTCAagttcatttttaataaaaaaaattttagaaaaaaaaattgaatatcAATCAACTTTAGATTTAACAGAAAGTTGTGCTATTGGTACAGCTTTGGGAATGGCATGCtcaattttatcaaataaatttaaactaAATGACGTCATAGgtagaaatataaatataaaaattgaaggtaatgaaaaaaaaactgaaatttttaaaaaaacagatttaattgaaacttctaaaactttaacttacaatagaaaaaattctttcaTTTTGGAATTTACAGAAGATGAAGAATTTATAggaaaattaataataaataaagaagatacTGAAGAAGCTGAAccagtaaaaattttattacaaattaataaactaggcctattagaaataaaatcttgtaaaattgatgaaaaaaatttagaatttaaatttgaaacaTTTGAAATGtcacaagaaaaaaaagacgaattaataaaattagaagaaaaattaagattATTAGAAactaatattgaaaaaattggTCATATGAGAAATGAATTAGAAACTATGGCAATGAGTTTATTAGATTGTATGTCAGGAAacttaaaagatttatttaataacgAAGACGAAGAAAAAGTAAGAAACATAGCTATGGATTTATTTGATATACCAAGTTGTAATGCACttgaagaagaagaagaagtaAGAAATAATACGATAAAACAGTTAAGTTTTGTAACTGagaaatttgaaaaattagaaaaaaatattagagaagaaattgaaaatatgaaaaatacgataaatgaatataaagaaaGGTTTAGTAAGAAATCTAATCCATCGTATTTTAAGTTACAAGgaatgttttataaattggaagagattgataaaaaaatgagatTGGATTTATTTAATGCTTCAAGTTTTGATAGAACGGTATTTgagaaaattaaagatgATTTGAAAGGGTGTTTAGTTAAAgcagaagaagaaataaaaaaaatggaacAAGAAGAAACTAAGAAAGGGGAAGATACTAATCAAGATACTAAGCAAAATACTAAGCAACATACTAAGCAAAATACTAAGCAAGATACTAAGCAAGATACTAAGCAACATACTGAGCAAGATACTAAGCAAGGGGAAgaagaaacaaaataa
- a CDS encoding putative SP-containing protein: MNILLFLFSVYSTTEQITYQGIRNLLDSFNVNFVKYVSDSEERTIKYINNLLEEKSRQDIERQNNLQKNIEELLKKHETKDSLLNLLPLLNKTQNNEEALLSLLTNKAGDSKMPLLLYLMNKSNTQIPPNLLVTLFNNTGDNETLVNYLLYQKLTEQNQSCPQAPNQAFTIPQGSNQAFNYGPTPPTFNTQPASYGPAPEPRVIPNCPLYAETCPTGVETREYGRNYGKRP, from the coding sequence ATGAATATCCTTCTCTTCCTTTTTTCAGTTTACTCCACCACTGAGCAAATTACTTACCAAGGCATAAGAAACCTCCTCGACTCttttaatgtaaatttCGTCAAATATGTAAGCGACTCAGAAGAAAGAACAATCAAGTACATTAACAATCTCTTAGAAGAGAAATCCAGACAGGACATTGAGAGACAGAACAATCTCCAGAAGAATATCGAGGAACTCTTAAAGAAGCATGAGACTAAGGATTCACTCCTGAATCTCCTCCCTCTCTTGAACAAGACACAGAATAATGAAGAGGCTTTATTAAGCCTCTTGACTAATAAAGCGGGAGATAGTAAAATGCCTCTGCTTTTGTACTTGATGAATAAAAGCAATACGCAGATACCCCCCAATTTATTAGTGACACTGTTTAATAATACGGGAGATAATGAGACATTAGtgaattatttattgtatCAAAAATTAACCGAACAAAATCAATCTTGTCCTCAAGCACCTAATCAAGCTTTTACTATTCCTCAAGGATCAAATCAAGCTTTTAATTATGGACCTACTCCGCCCACTTTTAATACTCAGCCTGCAAGTTATGGCCCTGCCCCCGAACCCCGTGTGATCCCAAATTGTCCTTTGTACGCTGAGACATGTCCCACTGGAGTAGAGACAAGGGAATATGGAAGAAATTATGGTAAGAGACCTtaa